From Palaemon carinicauda isolate YSFRI2023 chromosome 29, ASM3689809v2, whole genome shotgun sequence, one genomic window encodes:
- the LOC137622744 gene encoding zinc finger MYM-type protein 1-like gives MAEKVMSSITDEVKTAKYFSISVDSTPDISHMDQLSFTIRYVLPTTGPVVRFLQFIPMLSHTGRDIATTVIDFLKEKNISVLNCRGQSYDNATNMSGKYQGTQQIIKNECSEAEYIPCMAHSLNLVGKCAAESCPAAVSLFGLIQNLYSFLVASTYRWRRHREVIETNKDKKLKVDKKLSDTRWSARADAVAALSRAHKENIIVLEEFSSDQNQPTETRAEASGLLKAVTLLESLLQFVKDLKSQFDDFEAKAMAKCDPSDVTGKVAYYAGRQSQRIRKRKRHHDELDSVEDVTLTGRDMFRVTAFLPIIDKLYAALTQRLTAYSDLQEKFGFLSEISNKTNTELKAAAEKLVSSYPNDLEAGLESELLQFAHLVKSIPRGSSESAPSLGGVKAAQRQSPELEMYKIIHRHDMVETFANVEIVLRLYLCMFVTNCTGERSFSKLKLLKNYLRNTMGQNRLSSLTLLSIEHEKLRVLDFTDVIKQFASKKARKKSFFNEK, from the exons ATGGCAGAAAAGGTAATGTCCTCAATAACAGATGAAGTAAAAACAGCAAAGTACTTCTCAATTTCTGTCGACTCCACACCAGATATTTCACACATGGATCAACTTAGTTTTACAATCCGCTATGTACTGCCTACTACAGGTCCAGTTGTAAGGTTTTTGCAGTTTATTCCCATGCTAAGCCACACTGGCAGAGATATTGCTACAACTGTTATTGATTTTCTTAAAGAGAAGAACATTTCAGTACTCAACTGCAGAGGACAGTCCTATGACAATGCCACCAACATGTCTGGTAAATATCAGGGAACCCAACAGATAATCAAGAACGAGTGCAGTGAAGCTGAGTACATACCATGTATGGCTCATTCCTTAAACTTGGTGGGTAAGTGTGCTGCAGAAAGCTGTCCTGCTGCAGTGTCATTGTTTGGTCTGATACAAAACTTGTACTCCTTCCTTGTCGCATCTACTTATCGTTGGAGGAGACACCGTGAGGTAATAGAGACTAATAAAGATAAGAAGTTGAAAGTTGATAAAAAACTTTCAGACACTCGTTGGTCAGCACGAGCAGATGCTGTAGCTGCTCTCAGTAGAGCACACAAAGAAAACATCATTGTTCTGGAAGAGTTTTCCTCGGATCAGAATCAGCCAACTGAAACAAGAGCTGAAGCAAGTGGTCTTCTCAAAG CTGTCACACTGCTGGAGTCTCTTTTACAGTTTGTTAAAGACCTGAAATCCCAGTTCGATGATTTTGAAGCAAAAGCTATGGCTAAGTGTGATCCCAGTGACGTGACTGGTAAAGTTGCATACTACGCCGGCAGGCAGTCGCAGCGTATTAGAAAGCGCAAGCGTCACCACGATGAACTAGACTCGGTGGAGGATGTTACGCTGACAGGTAGAGACATGTTTAGAGTGACTGCTTTCTTGCCAATCATTGACAAGCTCTATGCTGCCCTAACACAACGCCTTACAGCTTACAGCGACCTTCAAGAGAAATTTGGGTTTTTATCAGAaatctcaaacaaaacaaacacTGAACTTAAAGCAGCTGCTGAAAAGCTTGTGTCTTCATATCCTAATGACTTGGAGGCGGGATTGGAGTCGGAGCTTTTGCAGTTTGCACACCTCGTGAAATCCATTCCAAGAGGTTCATCTGAAAGTGCTCCTTCATTAGGTGGTGTAAAAGCTGCACAAAGACAAAGTCCGGAACTAGAAATGTATAAAATAATTCACAGACATGACATGGTTGAAACATTTGCTAATGTTGAAATTGTATTACGACTCTATCTCTGCATGTTTGTCACAAACTGCACTGGGGAGCGATCATTCTCCAAGCTGAAACTACTAAAGAATTATCTAAGAAACACCATGGGGCAGAACCGCTTATCTTCACTCACCCTGTTGAGCATTGAGCATGAAAAATTAAGGGTGCTTGATTTTACTGATGTCATCAAACAGTTTGCAAGTAAGAAGGCtcgaaaaaaatcattttttaatgagaaatag